From the Candidatus Binataceae bacterium genome, the window CGCGATACGGGACACCGCTTTTCGGATCGATCCAGAAGCTCGGGCTGATGAGCAGGCTCGAGGATGTCGCGTCGGCCACCGATGCGGCCACCTGATCGACATTGACGCCGAGTTGTCCGGCTCGGACTCGATCGATCTCAACGTCGACGGTCGGATAGTCCAGCGCTTCCGCCAGTTGAACGTCTCGCAACGAAGGAATCTGTCTGAGCGCGGTTTCTATCTTCGCAGTGAAGCCGCGGACTTCCGCGATATTGTTCCCGGACACCGTAATCCTTACGGGGGTCGGGGAACCGAGGTTGAGGATCTGAGATACTATGTCCGCCGATTCGAACGAGAACCTCACATCGGGCAGGCGCCGGGCAAGCCTGCTCCGTAATCTTTCCTCAAGCGCAGGTATGGAGAGCGCAGCGTCCTTATCCAAGGCCACAAGCAGAACGGCCTCTTGCGGTCCTCCGTTCCATAAGAAAATAAGATTGATGGGGTATTCCCAAGGGGCATTGCCGACCGTAGCGAGTGTGATAAGCACGGATTGGTCGCCCGCCTCCTGACGAATGATGCGGTCGACCTGGCGCACGATATCCTCTGTCCGCTCCAATCGGGTGCCGGCGGGTGCCCGGATCCGAATCTGGAACTGGCCGGTTTGCGCGACGGGAAACAGCTGCGTCCCAAGGTTTTCACCGATCACAAGCAGGGCGAGCAGCGATATCGCAGCATAGGTCCCGACGGCAAGTCGCGGGCTGGCGACAAAGCGCCGCACGAGCTCGGAATAGCGATCCTGCCAACGGGCAAAGACAGTTTCTTCGTCTCGCTCTTCCCAACCGGTTTTCGCAAGCAACCAGACGGTCAGCACCGGCAACAGGGTGGCAGTCAACAGATAGGAGGCAATCATCGAAAACCCCACCGCCAGCGCGAGCGGAGGGAACAGGGCACGGCCGATGCCTACCATGAAAAACGAGGGAATGAAGACGGCCAGGACGCACAGCATCGCCAGAAAGCGCGGTTCAATAACTTCCGCCATCGCATCGATAACGGCTCGCGCAGGCTTTTTCTTGAGTGCCAGGTGTGCGTGGACGTTCTCGATCGCAACCGTGGCTTCATCGACCAGAACCCCGACCGCCAGCGCAAGCCCTCCGAGGGTCATGATGTTGATGGATTCGCCCGCAAGCCGGAGCGCCACCACGGCTGCAAGAATCGAAAACGGTATGGTCAGGATGACGATGACCCCGGAGCGCCAATCACGCAGGAAGACCAAAACCATCAGGCCCGTAAGCAAGGCCCCGAGGATACCCTCCAACATCAGGTCAGTGATCGCGCTCTTAACGTAGATCGACTGGTCGAACTCAAATCCGATGTGAATGTCAGGCGGTATAAGCGCACGCATCTTCGGCAGAGCGCCCTTTACGGCGTTCACAACATCAAGCGTCGAGGCGCCAGCGCGCATGATTACCGGCATGTAAACTGTGCGCCTGCCGTTCACCAGCGCGCTTTGATAGACAACGTCCGCGCCATCAACCACGCGCCCAACATCGCGAATGAACACCGTTGGCCCGGCGCCGGTGCGCAGCGGCACGTTTTGTAGTTCTCGAGGATCTCTGACTACCGCATTAACGGAAACGATCGCCGCGTAATCTCCGACCCGTACATTGCCGGAAGGAAGCGTGCGGTTGGCCTTGGCAAGCGCGGCCGCCACGTCGCGCGGCGACACGCGGTAGGCCTGCATACGGTTGGGGTCGAGGTCGACCACTATCGTGCGCACCTTGCCGCCGAACGGCGGCGGCGCGGCAACCCCGGGAAGTGTCGCCAGGAGCGGGCGGACGCGATAAAGCGCAAGGTCTTGGATCGCGGACTGGCCGCGCGTCTCGCTGGAAAAAACCAGCTGCCCCACAGGGATCGAACCAGCATCGTAGCGCAGAATAAATGCGGGCAGTGTTCCGGCGGGCATGAAGGCGGTGGCCCGAAAGGTCAGCGCCACCACCTGCGACATCGACTGTGACATGTCGGTGCCCGGACGAAAGTACAGCTCGAGCATCGCGGCGCCCTGGATTGATTGCGATTCGATGCGTTCCAAACCGGCGACATAAAGGAAGTGATACTCGTAGTAGGTGACGAAGTAGCTCTCCATCTGGCTCGGGGTCATGCCTGCGTACGGCTGGACCACGTAGATCACGGGCACGCCGAGACTCGGAAAAATGTTGACCGGAGCCCTCCGGATCGCGAGCCAGGCCGCGAGGATGGTCGCGAACGCGAGGACCACGATTGTGATCGGGCGTCTAAGCGCCAACCTCACCAGCCACATCGCTAACGATTCTCCCTGGTCGCTTCATCGATGCTTTTAAGCAATGGCCCCATGTCGCCAACCGCGCGCGCCAACAACAACTTCGCGCGCCAGACCTCGACCCGGGCTACGGCATCGTCTGCCTCCGCCTGCGCGAGCAGTCGAAGAGACTCCGCCACCGGATCGACACCGTAGAGCCCCGCCCTGTATCTGGCCTCCGCCTGCTCCACCGCCGCATGGCTTGAGTCGAGTTCGATTTGCGTCTCTTTTGCGGTTCGAAAAGCGGCCTTCAGGATAGTGCGGGCCGAATCAACCTGGGTCTGAATCTGCTGAACGATCTCGCTGCGGTGGGCTGACGCTATTTTCTTTTCAGCCTTGGCCAGATCGGCCTGCGCGCGAATTGCCGGGTATTCGAGGATCGGTATGGTGATCACCACTCCGGCCGCCCAATTCGGTGTGTCGGGAACGACGCCCTGGGCGAAACCCAGGTTAGCGCCACCGGTGAACAATCCGTTAGCACGGCCAAACAGTGCCGCTGCTATCTCGATTCGGGGGATATATTCGAGGATTGCCGCGTGCTCGCGGTCGCGCGCGGCATGGACGGACTGTTCAGCGGATACGATTGACGGATTGTGAACCGAAATGGACACCGCGGACGCTTCCTCAGGCGGGAGTCGGGTAGCTAACCGGCCAGGCACGATCTGAACGGGTTCGCCCGCCGCTCCCAAGGCCTCTGCGAGCTGCTCTTCGCTGAGCCCCTTTTGCTCTTCGCTTTTGATCAGATTCCGCTCGGCGGCGGCCGTCTCAGCCGCGGCGCGTGCCGCATCGGCACCAGGGCGCAGACCGCTGCGAACCA encodes:
- a CDS encoding efflux RND transporter permease subunit; translation: MWLVRLALRRPITIVVLAFATILAAWLAIRRAPVNIFPSLGVPVIYVVQPYAGMTPSQMESYFVTYYEYHFLYVAGLERIESQSIQGAAMLELYFRPGTDMSQSMSQVVALTFRATAFMPAGTLPAFILRYDAGSIPVGQLVFSSETRGQSAIQDLALYRVRPLLATLPGVAAPPPFGGKVRTIVVDLDPNRMQAYRVSPRDVAAALAKANRTLPSGNVRVGDYAAIVSVNAVVRDPRELQNVPLRTGAGPTVFIRDVGRVVDGADVVYQSALVNGRRTVYMPVIMRAGASTLDVVNAVKGALPKMRALIPPDIHIGFEFDQSIYVKSAITDLMLEGILGALLTGLMVLVFLRDWRSGVIVILTIPFSILAAVVALRLAGESINIMTLGGLALAVGVLVDEATVAIENVHAHLALKKKPARAVIDAMAEVIEPRFLAMLCVLAVFIPSFFMVGIGRALFPPLALAVGFSMIASYLLTATLLPVLTVWLLAKTGWEERDEETVFARWQDRYSELVRRFVASPRLAVGTYAAISLLALLVIGENLGTQLFPVAQTGQFQIRIRAPAGTRLERTEDIVRQVDRIIRQEAGDQSVLITLATVGNAPWEYPINLIFLWNGGPQEAVLLVALDKDAALSIPALEERLRSRLARRLPDVRFSFESADIVSQILNLGSPTPVRITVSGNNIAEVRGFTAKIETALRQIPSLRDVQLAEALDYPTVDVEIDRVRAGQLGVNVDQVAASVADATSSSLLISPSFWIDPKSGVPYRVGVFVPQHLMASADTLRHLPVMTDGAPRPLIDDVASLAPGRSFGQIDHINNQRTLSVVANVEGGDLGRAATAIERAVANVGAPPRGVTVATRGQIEQMLSTLASLREGLLLTIVVILLLLAATFESLRDSLVVVSTIPGVLVGVVLTLFLTGSTLNIESFIGAIMAIGIAVANALLLVTFARQRRRDGDAAALAIAAAAHGRLRPILMTTLAMIAGMIPVASGLGASGTQTSPLGLAVIGGLGASSFSTLFILPAVFALLSGKGPAKSDSLDPDDPESVNYDGRES
- a CDS encoding TolC family protein is translated as MLQRLPGVLLAAALFWTTVARAQTPGDQLQQPLTLKEAVNYALAHHPRLRTQIGLEEAAAAKLGIARSEYIPTGYVGLQENRATGNVVPGAHFNMEGIPPIAGPPRDRVFDSGMWGSTAGLSLSYDIAHLTQKMALVDASLADRRSAQAGVDAEALSVAFGAADAFAAAVQADRQLAAAHAALKRAQVFQNTVDALVRSGLRPGADAARAAAETAAAERNLIKSEEQKGLSEEQLAEALGAAGEPVQIVPGRLATRLPPEEASAVSISVHNPSIVSAEQSVHAARDREHAAILEYIPRIEIAAALFGRANGLFTGGANLGFAQGVVPDTPNWAAGVVITIPILEYPAIRAQADLAKAEKKIASAHRSEIVQQIQTQVDSARTILKAAFRTAKETQIELDSSHAAVEQAEARYRAGLYGVDPVAESLRLLAQAEADDAVARVEVWRAKLLLARAVGDMGPLLKSIDEATRENR